A part of Patescibacteria group bacterium genomic DNA contains:
- a CDS encoding GerMN domain-containing protein, which produces MKTKVLIILIILVGLTGIWLGLRFIIDKSKPLEPIACTMDAKLCADGSYVSRIPPKCDFAPCPETKTIKLYYYNYELDRDEWGNIACSRNGLVPVERKIPITKTPIQDTIKLLLSGKLNDEERAQGISTEYPLEGLSLKGASLGEGVLTLEFDDSNNKTVGGSCRVGILWFQIEATAKQFSEVQQVRFLPEEIFQP; this is translated from the coding sequence ATGAAAACTAAAGTTTTAATTATTTTAATAATTTTAGTTGGTTTAACAGGGATTTGGCTGGGCTTAAGATTTATAATTGACAAATCCAAGCCGCTAGAGCCTATTGCCTGCACAATGGACGCAAAACTCTGCGCGGACGGTTCTTATGTCTCTAGAATTCCGCCGAAATGCGATTTTGCGCCGTGTCCAGAAACAAAAACAATAAAACTTTATTATTATAATTACGAACTGGATAGAGACGAGTGGGGGAATATCGCTTGTAGTAGAAATGGATTGGTGCCGGTTGAGAGAAAAATTCCAATAACCAAGACGCCGATTCAGGATACTATCAAACTTTTGCTTTCGGGCAAACTTAACGATGAAGAGCGGGCTCAGGGAATCAGCACAGAATATCCTCTGGAGGGGCTTTCGTTGAAAGGAGCCTCATTAGGGGAGGGCGTTTTAACGCTCGAATTTGACGATTCCAACAACAAAACCGTTGGCGGCTCCTGCCGGGTGGGCATTCTTTGGTTTCAGATTGAAGCAACGGCCAAACAATTTTCAGAAGTCCAGCAAGTCCGCTTTCTGCCAGAGGAAATTTTTCAGCCGTAA